The Pangasianodon hypophthalmus isolate fPanHyp1 chromosome 5, fPanHyp1.pri, whole genome shotgun sequence genome includes a window with the following:
- the lrrc3 gene encoding leucine-rich repeat-containing protein 3, with amino-acid sequence MSFPVGISASGKHFFLSVHSLVLRLHFTVLFLCTTASACPKSCLCTDRNGLVVVQCSSRNLETIPSDLPHDTVALLLSSNHITKIPGQAFKHLPRLQELDLSRNAIDSVDGSAFQGISETLRMLNLSHNRLRGVPKEAFARLHAKIGLANNPWHCECTLQEVLRELELDPETASEVSCHTAVQDEYASKPVIQVLDSGINFCNVHHKTTDVAMFVTMFGWFTMVIAYVIYYVRHNQEDARRHLEYLKSLPSSSQISKDLDTISTVL; translated from the coding sequence ATGAGTTTCCCTGTGGGCATTTCTGCATCCGGGAAGCATTTCTTCCTCTCAGTGCATTCCCTTGTGCTGAGATTGCATTTTACAGTGCTTTTTTTGTGCACCACGGCATCCGCATGCCCCAAGAGCTGCTTGTGCACAGATAGGAATGGCCTGGTGGTGGTTCAGTGTTCTTCCCGCAACCTTGAGACCATCCCATCCGATCTACCGCATGACACCGTCGCTCTGCTGCTCTCCTCCAATCACATCACTAAGATCCCTGGCCAGGCTTTTAAACACCTCCCTCGCCTGCAGGAGCTTGATTTGTCACGCAATGCCATTGACAGTGTGGACGGTAGCGCTTTTCAGGGCATCTCGGAGACCCTGCGTATGCTTAATCTGTCCCACAACCGCCTGCGTGGAGTACCCAAGGAGGCCTTTGCACGGCTCCATGCCAAGATTGGCCTGGCCAACAACCCGTGGCACTGTGAATGCACGCTACAGGAGGTGCTGCGTGAATTAGAACTCGACCCTGAGACCGCCAGCGAGGTGAGCTGCCATACAGCTGTGCAGGATGAGTATGCCAGCAAGCCCGTCATTCAGGTCCTGGACTCTGGCATCAACTTCTGCAATGTTCATCACAAGACGACAGACGTGGCCATGTTTGTCACCATGTTCGGCTGGTTCACCATGGTGATTGCTTATGTCATATACTACGTGCGGCACAACCAAGAGGACGCCCGCAGGCACTTGGAGTATCTCAAGTCTCTGCCAAGCAGTTCCCAGATTAGCAAAGACTTGGATACAATCAGTACTGTTCTGTAG